A region of Bacteroidota bacterium DNA encodes the following proteins:
- the elbB gene encoding isoprenoid biosynthesis glyoxalase ElbB has protein sequence MGDLKKVAVILGGCGFSDGSEIHEATLTLLTIVQNGGVYEIFAPDIEQFCVMNNITKQPMKESRNVLVESARIARGKIRPLNKFKAEDFDVLIIPGGSGTAKNLFTYKIDGVNCKVNKEVSHAILSMVKLKKPVGALCIGAVLMARVLGDVEVTVGQDLSTAIDIEKMGATNIPTQHGEIAIDEQHKVVTTPCYMLDSNIAQIYDGINNLVKELFKLAS, from the coding sequence ATGGGTGATTTGAAAAAAGTTGCAGTAATATTAGGAGGTTGTGGGTTTTCGGATGGTTCTGAAATCCATGAAGCCACCCTTACTTTATTGACAATTGTTCAAAATGGCGGAGTTTATGAAATATTTGCCCCGGATATCGAACAATTCTGTGTTATGAATAACATAACCAAACAACCGATGAAGGAATCACGGAATGTACTGGTAGAATCGGCCAGAATCGCAAGGGGGAAAATCAGGCCTTTGAATAAGTTTAAGGCTGAAGATTTTGACGTGTTGATTATTCCGGGAGGAAGCGGTACTGCAAAAAATCTGTTTACCTATAAGATTGACGGGGTTAACTGCAAAGTAAACAAAGAAGTTTCCCATGCAATTTTAAGTATGGTTAAACTGAAGAAACCTGTGGGTGCCCTTTGTATAGGAGCTGTTTTGATGGCCCGGGTATTGGGGGATGTGGAAGTTACGGTAGGCCAGGATTTGTCAACTGCCATAGATATTGAGAAAATGGGTGCCACCAATATTCCTACACAGCATGGAGAGATTGCAATTGATGAACAACATAAAGTAGTGACAACCCCTTGCTACATGCTTGATTCCAATATCGCACAGATTTATGACGGGATTAATAACCTGGTCAAGGAACTATTCAAACTGGCCAGTTAA
- a CDS encoding (4Fe-4S)-binding protein has protein sequence MNKIIKKYTNGEITVVWQPHLCNHSGICFTQLLNVFNPRRRPWVDMTAASTQDIIKTVDDCPTMALSYSWNDQTKNQKSENDRNTQPQTTEIRYLKGGPLMVQGNFDLVDCRGIKLDHGTIISICRCGASKNMPYCDGSHNKINFDQ, from the coding sequence ATGAATAAAATTATCAAAAAATACACCAACGGTGAAATTACTGTTGTTTGGCAGCCCCATTTATGCAATCATTCGGGGATTTGCTTTACCCAGTTGTTGAATGTTTTTAATCCCCGGAGGCGGCCATGGGTGGATATGACCGCAGCTTCCACTCAGGATATTATCAAAACTGTTGATGATTGTCCTACAATGGCTTTGTCCTATTCCTGGAATGATCAAACTAAAAACCAGAAATCGGAAAATGATAGAAATACTCAACCGCAGACAACTGAAATAAGGTACTTGAAAGGCGGCCCGTTAATGGTTCAGGGTAATTTCGATTTAGTAGACTGTCGCGGCATAAAACTTGACCATGGGACAATCATATCCATCTGCCGTTGCGGCGCCTCAAAGAATATGCCTTATTGCGACGGTTCTCACAATAAAATCAACTTTGATCAATAA
- a CDS encoding DUF4294 domain-containing protein yields the protein MLRKIIAFFIVFLGCSCLYAQKTKSTVLDDSTSVEYTVINGDTLYSSKIEPVYIFPTKKFRSFLEEYNYWRLVKNIKIVYPYAILAKNKLAQMNNHFITIKNGREKNRYIKEVEDTMKAQYEDELTKLTVSQGKLLFKLIDRETGNTTFVLVKELKGSFSAFVWQAVARIFGSNLKSTYDPNGEDRVIEEILIMIDQGQL from the coding sequence ATGTTGAGGAAAATTATTGCTTTTTTTATTGTTTTTTTGGGATGCAGTTGCCTTTATGCACAAAAGACTAAGTCTACAGTTTTAGACGACAGCACATCAGTAGAATATACGGTTATTAATGGAGATACTCTTTATTCATCGAAAATTGAACCTGTATATATATTCCCCACAAAAAAATTCAGGAGTTTTTTAGAGGAATATAATTACTGGAGGCTGGTCAAAAACATTAAGATTGTCTACCCCTATGCCATTTTGGCAAAGAATAAACTTGCCCAGATGAACAACCATTTTATCACCATAAAAAATGGAAGGGAAAAGAACAGATATATCAAAGAGGTGGAAGATACGATGAAAGCCCAGTATGAAGACGAACTGACCAAATTAACTGTATCTCAGGGCAAACTGCTTTTTAAGCTGATTGACAGGGAAACCGGCAACACAACATTTGTCCTGGTCAAAGAGCTGAAAGGATCTTTCTCAGCCTTTGTATGGCAAGCGGTTGCCCGTATCTTCGGTTCAAACCTGAAATCCACCTATGATCCCAATGGGGAAGACAGGGTAATTGAAGAAATTCTGATCATGATAGACCAGGGCCAGCTTTAA
- the thpR gene encoding RNA 2',3'-cyclic phosphodiesterase: MQTINKRIFIAIDIAGSVSLKAMIRNFRRTLAGDSIKWVEDDNFHLTLYFLGETNIKIINNLITDISREIGNISKFSISLQGVGIFGNINNPKVLWIGIKDKSGNLKTIQQKLSKMLVNYGFPEDQQKFSPHLTLGRIRNIKDISPLKNLIEQYRDVPFQELKVSKIVLHESKLTHSGPIYSTIKEFPLSQE, encoded by the coding sequence ATGCAAACAATAAACAAACGAATTTTTATTGCTATAGATATTGCCGGCAGTGTATCTTTAAAAGCCATGATCAGAAATTTCAGGAGAACATTGGCAGGAGACTCCATTAAATGGGTTGAAGATGACAATTTTCACCTAACCCTTTATTTTTTAGGAGAGACAAATATCAAAATAATCAACAATTTGATCACTGACATCAGCCGGGAAATAGGAAACATATCAAAATTTTCAATCAGCTTACAGGGCGTAGGGATATTCGGGAACATCAACAATCCCAAGGTTTTATGGATTGGAATTAAGGACAAGTCAGGAAATTTAAAAACCATCCAGCAAAAATTGAGTAAAATGCTTGTAAATTATGGTTTCCCGGAGGATCAGCAAAAATTTTCCCCTCATCTCACCCTGGGCCGGATCAGGAATATCAAAGATATTTCACCCTTAAAAAACTTAATAGAACAATACCGGGATGTACCTTTCCAGGAACTAAAAGTAAGTAAAATTGTCTTACATGAAAGCAAATTAACTCATTCAGGGCCTATTTATTCCACAATCAAGGAATTTCCACTGAGTCAGGAATAA